A stretch of the Schistocerca serialis cubense isolate TAMUIC-IGC-003099 chromosome 2, iqSchSeri2.2, whole genome shotgun sequence genome encodes the following:
- the LOC126456618 gene encoding uncharacterized protein LOC126456618, with protein sequence MAHKRTAVLPGVLQRVQFRHEIQQLKMESNSNKQDENITRSDPELGTIDTVVGLENPIDESTPTKQEEWEVKPKVVKSEPNVSVDASHKGEDMELTSLLNSMMAQIREGNASLKAEMASHISQLDENLSGKIKANLDILNTQSQRITEVNKSVNSIRAEITNVQRKVTEIEKRFDTEIQKIEKSVEPLISEKLEPIIESKLQVIVPVVKKEIVKETAADIETLRNTMLSFDACVQEQENTLRNEIKLLSQQVQNQTFLNCSGIPLVKGLTRAERKKWPKYREDRSSQYYSRIVRRSPEEQLHKRNFAKYNAGIQTEEREQRGIIKGNEVEKEYRSDVKAHVNEISTIRGQSDELMKEESEKALFVGRDGNCAERQGQGRSDVTYGKRFVRIVDESHREVIKEERVDKKKGHSAETHADSEITSYAEYVHQLKSQPAQLERSSTQVINLDPNMTVLESHTDYDVYLVTARVHDCDEDSFKEIGESVSNQEKECCDPCSTEANELSETGIPLVGENNESKSGECTIQQRESRERDYNLRELFESEEGHISMEEELSSESSESIQGEKEVEEVSDSATESSGMTDSNENEMALKSLDEGLLEKVVKEFRMKRRKKPPDGIPFEVSTAPLMHNLAVVTTRRLNSS encoded by the exons ATGGCGCACAAGCGGACGGCAGTGTTGCCTGGTGTACTCCAAAGGGTTCAGTTCAG gcacgaaatacagcagcttaagatggagtcgaatagtaacaagcaagacgaaaacattacaaggtcagacccagaattagggaccatagatactgttgtagggttggaaaatcctatagatgaatccacacccacaaaacaggaggaatgggaagtgaaaccaaaggtagtgaaaagtgaacccaatgtatctgtggatgcaagtcacaagggagaggatatggaattaacaagtttgttaaatagtatgatggcgcaaattcgagaagggaatgctagtttgaaagcagaaatggctagtcatatatcccaactggatgaaaacctatctggtaaaataaaagccaatttagatattttgaatacgcaaagccaacgtatcacagaggtaaacaaatcagtaaatagcattagggctgaaataacaaatgttcagagaaaagtcacagaaatagagaaaagatttgataccgaaattcagaaaatagagaaatcagtggaacctttgattagtgaaaaattagaaccgataattgaaagtaaattacaggtgatagtaccagttgtaaagaaagagattgttaaagaaacagcagctgatattgaaacactgcgcaataccatgttgagttttgatgcatgtgtgcaggagcaggaaaatacactgcgtaatgagataaaattgctaagtcagcaagttcagaatcagacgtttcttaactgtagtggtatcccattg gtcaagggcctaacgcgcgcggaaagaaagaaatggcccaaatatagagaagatcggagtagtcagtactatagtaggatagtgcgtcgttcgcctgaagagcagttacataaacgaaactttgcgaagtataatgcagggatacaaacagaggagagagagcagagaggaattattaagggaaatgaagtagaaaaagaatatcggtcggatgtgaaggctcacgtgaatgaaataagtacaattcgaggtcagagtgacgaattgatgaaggaagagtcagagaaggcgttgtttgtcggtagggatggcaactgtgcagagaggcaggggcaaggtaggagtgatgtgacttatggtaaaaggttcgtacgaatagtcgacgaatcgcatcgagaagtaattaaagaggaaagggtggataagaaaaaggggcatagtgcagagacgcatgccgattcagaaattacctcgtatgcagaatatgtacatcagctcaaaagccagccagcacaattagaaagatcttccactcaagtgattaatttggacccgaatatgacagtgttagagagccataccgattatgatgtgtacctagtgacagcaagagtacatgactgtgatgaagattcttttaaagaaattggagaaagtgtatctaaccaagagaaagagtgttgtgatccctgtagtactgaagcaaatgagttgagtgagactggaattccattagtaggggaaaataatgaaagtaagagtggcgaatgtactatccaacaaagggaaagtagagaaagggattataatttgcgagaattatttgaatccgaagaaggtcatatttctatggaggaggaattatcgtcagaatcatcagaaagcatccagggagaaaaagaagtagaggaagtttccgactctgcaaccgagagttcaggcatgacagattcgaatgagaacgagatggcattaaagagcctagacgaaggactattggaaaaagtggtgaaagaatttaggatgaaaaggagaaagaaacctccagatggaata